From a region of the Thiorhodovibrio winogradskyi genome:
- the msrA gene encoding peptide-methionine (S)-S-oxide reductase MsrA: MAEPVAEKAEQITLGMGCFWGAEKRMSELPGVIDVVSGFAGGERSNPSYRQILADERRGRQKNHAEVVRVTFDTGQTSLERVLAGFWEHHDPTQGNRQGNDIGSNYRSAIYFVTPAQEAVAQRTKARYQLALSAAGYGAITTEIRPLATFYPAEEEHQDYLRKNPDGYCGLGGTGIRYPMETGAAAEATVEPKQGEPPLSGGDLEAERQLIVFEAEGCGYCALFQTEVLAHWESPVPVRSTRSARPPTGWKLAEPLWATPTMVLFENGHERARYTGYSGDAAGFWRWLAQLTLSPETFDIAYAQATEAPYTGALLDNRRPGTYVDPVTGVALFRSDAKYKSGTGWPSFFQPIDGAVTMHQDSSHGMRRVEVRSASSGIHLGHVFDDGPPPTGKRYCINSGVLRFVPDQEL; this comes from the coding sequence GTGGCTGAACCCGTGGCTGAAAAGGCTGAACAAATTACCCTGGGCATGGGCTGCTTCTGGGGTGCCGAGAAACGCATGTCCGAGCTGCCTGGTGTCATCGATGTTGTCAGCGGCTTCGCCGGTGGCGAGCGGTCCAACCCAAGTTATCGGCAAATATTGGCCGATGAACGACGCGGGAGGCAGAAAAATCATGCCGAGGTGGTTCGGGTGACCTTCGACACGGGCCAAACCAGTCTTGAGCGGGTTTTGGCGGGGTTTTGGGAACACCATGATCCAACTCAGGGCAACCGTCAAGGCAATGATATTGGCTCGAATTATCGCAGCGCCATCTATTTCGTCACGCCCGCGCAGGAAGCTGTCGCGCAGCGCACCAAAGCGCGGTATCAGCTTGCCTTGAGCGCGGCCGGTTACGGTGCCATTACCACCGAGATCCGGCCGCTTGCAACCTTTTATCCCGCCGAGGAAGAGCATCAGGACTACCTCAGAAAGAATCCCGATGGCTACTGCGGTCTCGGCGGTACGGGCATCCGCTATCCCATGGAGACCGGGGCCGCTGCGGAGGCGACGGTCGAACCTAAGCAGGGCGAGCCGCCTCTGAGTGGCGGCGATCTAGAGGCCGAACGCCAACTGATCGTTTTCGAGGCCGAGGGTTGTGGCTACTGCGCGCTTTTTCAGACAGAGGTGCTTGCCCACTGGGAGTCTCCGGTGCCCGTGCGCAGCACCCGGTCCGCCCGGCCGCCAACTGGTTGGAAACTGGCTGAACCGCTTTGGGCTACCCCCACCATGGTGCTGTTCGAGAATGGCCATGAAAGAGCACGCTATACCGGCTATAGTGGCGATGCCGCCGGCTTTTGGCGTTGGCTCGCGCAGCTGACTCTCAGCCCGGAGACATTTGACATTGCCTACGCGCAAGCCACCGAGGCGCCCTATACCGGTGCGCTGCTCGACAACCGCCGCCCCGGTACTTACGTGGACCCGGTGACTGGCGTCGCGCTGTTTCGCAGCGATGCCAAGTACAAAAGCGGTACCGGGTGGCCGAGTTTTTTTCAGCCTATTGATGGGGCGGTGACCATGCATCAGGATTCCAGCCACGGCATGCGCCGTGTCGAGGTACGGAGCGCCAGCTCTGGTATCCACCTGGGTCATGTGTTTGATGATGGCCCGCCACCTACGGGGAAACGCTATTGCATCAATAGCGGTGTGCTGCGCTTTGTGCCCGACCAAGAACTGTAG
- a CDS encoding DUF3422 family protein produces the protein MSLPFRDHPLRYALTDELHARTFEPLHAPARVAHLAVLCGERGSGRNDQHLKRLLAHFGAPVPETAGQYHYARLGHLHLRWERHTEFVTYSFASEEDVSQPFARSPLEDLPADWLREMPGEVISSVLLVLEPRDAPKRDAQALTALFNGNPVIGSLVVGGAGLAYSDMRIHDDGHGHLLLRDIGLSEAQAGRLVKRVLEVNAYRTIALLGLPLARRANALLSDADQRLTQVAKAIARSSASGDAGASAGADRGRRPADLAAAKVSLERELLGELTALATEIESVAAQTTYRFEASSAYYRIVEQRLRQLRQQRIEGLQTFNEFLEARLAPAVATCVSTGERQQRLAERAGRLIGLLRARVEVSLQEQNRGLLDSMDRRAHLQLRLQETVEGLSVIAISYYGAGLVGYLLKGLEASGYPINPTLGLAVAVPAIAGLTWLLLHRTKRHLRRETKPDASAKPVRSG, from the coding sequence ATGTCCCTGCCCTTTCGCGACCATCCACTGCGCTATGCTCTGACCGATGAACTGCACGCGCGCACCTTCGAGCCATTGCACGCCCCAGCGCGGGTGGCCCATCTGGCGGTGCTTTGCGGGGAGCGTGGTAGCGGGCGCAATGACCAGCATCTGAAGCGACTGCTTGCTCATTTCGGCGCGCCCGTGCCGGAGACTGCCGGACAGTATCATTACGCCCGACTTGGCCACCTGCATCTGCGCTGGGAGCGGCACACGGAGTTTGTCACCTACAGCTTCGCCAGCGAGGAAGACGTCAGCCAGCCCTTCGCCCGCAGTCCGCTCGAGGATCTCCCCGCAGACTGGCTGCGGGAGATGCCGGGCGAGGTGATTAGCTCGGTGCTGCTGGTGCTGGAACCACGGGATGCACCTAAGCGTGATGCCCAGGCGCTCACGGCGTTGTTCAACGGCAATCCGGTGATCGGCTCGTTGGTGGTTGGGGGCGCCGGATTGGCTTACTCCGACATGCGCATCCATGACGATGGCCATGGCCATTTGCTGCTGCGCGACATCGGCCTGTCCGAGGCGCAGGCGGGTCGTCTGGTCAAACGCGTGCTGGAAGTCAACGCCTACCGCACCATCGCATTGCTTGGTTTGCCCTTGGCGCGCCGGGCCAATGCTCTGCTAAGCGACGCCGACCAGCGCCTGACGCAGGTCGCCAAGGCCATTGCCCGCTCCAGTGCCAGTGGCGATGCCGGTGCCAGTGCTGGTGCTGATCGCGGCCGCCGGCCCGCCGATCTTGCAGCGGCGAAAGTCTCGCTCGAGCGCGAGTTGCTGGGCGAGCTGACCGCGCTCGCCACCGAGATCGAATCCGTCGCCGCCCAGACGACCTATCGCTTTGAGGCATCCAGTGCCTATTACCGCATTGTCGAGCAACGCCTGAGGCAGTTGCGTCAGCAACGAATCGAGGGTCTGCAAACTTTCAATGAGTTCCTTGAGGCTCGCCTGGCCCCGGCAGTGGCCACCTGTGTCTCCACCGGCGAGCGTCAGCAACGCCTGGCTGAACGCGCCGGGCGGCTGATCGGGCTGCTGCGCGCACGCGTCGAGGTGAGCCTGCAGGAACAGAATCGCGGTCTGCTCGATTCCATGGACAGGCGCGCGCATCTGCAACTGCGTTTGCAGGAAACGGTCGAGGGGTTGTCGGTCATCGCCATCAGCTACTACGGCGCCGGGCTAGTGGGCTATCTGCTCAAGGGGCTGGAGGCCTCCGGTTACCCGATCAATCCAACCCTGGGTCTGGCTGTCGCCGTGCCCGCCATTGCTGGGCTGACCTGGTTGTTGCTGCATCGCACCAAACGCCATTTACGGCGCGAGACCAAACCGGATGCATCGGCCAAGCCTGTCCGGTCAGGCTAA
- a CDS encoding DedA family protein, whose product MSYSPAARRWPQAAAPRLGRPAWVSAILLLLVLSLVTPLAWAAGASAENSAESSADSSTGSASGPGPHPSLMQDVGTGVVHELKAAVHHVRPLVDRYGYAAAFAAMLVEGFGVPAPGQTLMMASALEAAEGRLSIYLVLGLAFLAAVLGNTLGYMIGRYGGTALLRRLHVNEKHEARIARLFERFGGSLILFARFFDGLRQLNGIVAGVLNMRLSVFMVFNVLGAVLYVTVWGLGTFYLREHLPRIYDWSQRINPWIAALAVLGVLLLLIYLLRGRNRAGVKKPSA is encoded by the coding sequence ATGTCTTACAGCCCAGCGGCCAGGCGGTGGCCGCAAGCCGCCGCGCCACGGCTCGGCCGTCCTGCCTGGGTCAGCGCAATCTTGCTGTTGCTCGTGCTGAGCCTGGTCACCCCTCTGGCATGGGCCGCTGGCGCTTCCGCCGAAAACTCCGCCGAAAGCTCCGCCGATAGCTCCACTGGCAGCGCATCGGGGCCTGGCCCGCATCCCTCGCTGATGCAGGATGTTGGCACGGGTGTGGTACATGAACTCAAGGCCGCGGTGCATCATGTGCGCCCCCTGGTCGACCGCTATGGTTATGCGGCCGCTTTTGCCGCCATGCTGGTCGAAGGCTTTGGGGTGCCGGCGCCAGGGCAAACGCTAATGATGGCCTCGGCGTTGGAGGCCGCCGAGGGGCGGCTGAGCATCTACCTGGTGCTGGGTCTGGCCTTTCTGGCTGCCGTGCTGGGTAACACTCTGGGCTACATGATCGGCCGTTATGGTGGCACGGCTCTGTTGCGTCGGCTGCACGTGAATGAAAAACACGAGGCCAGAATCGCGCGTTTGTTCGAGCGCTTTGGCGGCAGCCTGATCCTTTTTGCGCGCTTTTTTGACGGGCTGCGGCAGCTCAACGGCATTGTGGCGGGTGTGCTAAACATGCGCCTATCCGTGTTCATGGTCTTTAATGTGCTTGGCGCTGTTCTGTATGTGACAGTCTGGGGCTTGGGGACTTTTTATTTGCGCGAGCATCTCCCGCGGATTTATGACTGGTCACAGCGGATCAATCCCTGGATCGCGGCTCTGGCGGTGCTTGGGGTGCTGCTGTTGCTCATCTACCTGCTCCGCGGGCGCAACCGGGCCGGGGTTAAGAAGCCATCCGCTTAG
- a CDS encoding sensor histidine kinase has translation MAMDFSDMLASSIHDIKNSLSLISTTLAEMIGNEENTFADPRQASLLQHEVQRVNHNLVQLLSLYKLGDDGLTVDVDEHNLEELFLECMANNQAVCHALGIELSYECDPMLSGFFDLEMVRSVIDSTIGNARRYAGKNIHLSAREESGFLVIRIEDDGRGFPSELLHRGGTNEQLLMGNPRASGRTRLGLLFAEKISDLHRSGERKGHIEVRNGCNLPGGCFELWLP, from the coding sequence ATGGCGATGGATTTTTCCGACATGCTCGCGTCCTCAATTCATGACATCAAGAACTCCTTGAGCCTGATATCGACCACCCTCGCCGAGATGATAGGCAACGAGGAAAACACCTTTGCCGATCCGCGACAGGCGAGCCTGCTCCAGCATGAAGTACAGCGCGTGAACCATAATCTGGTGCAATTGCTGTCGCTGTACAAGCTTGGCGATGACGGCCTGACGGTCGATGTCGACGAGCATAATCTCGAGGAGCTTTTCCTCGAGTGCATGGCGAACAATCAAGCCGTTTGTCACGCATTGGGTATCGAGCTCAGCTATGAATGCGATCCCATGCTGAGCGGTTTTTTTGATCTGGAAATGGTTCGCAGCGTCATCGACAGCACCATTGGCAATGCTAGACGTTACGCGGGTAAAAATATTCATCTTTCCGCACGCGAGGAATCGGGCTTTCTGGTGATCCGCATTGAGGACGACGGCCGGGGCTTCCCGTCTGAGCTGCTCCACCGCGGCGGCACCAACGAGCAACTCCTGATGGGCAATCCGCGAGCCTCGGGCCGCACCCGGCTAGGCTTGCTGTTTGCGGAAAAGATTAGCGACTTGCACCGCTCTGGCGAACGCAAAGGGCACATTGAGGTCAGGAACGGCTGCAACCTGCCCGGCGGCTGTTTCGAACTCTGGTTGCCTTAG
- a CDS encoding vWA domain-containing protein translates to MLTTASELQASSDLRFLIDVSGSMRENDPQNLRVPALRLVSELLPGGSKAGVWLFANRPEPLVASGTVDDAWKAQTRGRLRRIHSNGNFTDIEAAINTALEGWSEPPAANQERHLVLLTDGLVDVPDGEPDASGEDSDAASRRRIMDTTIARLQNLKVKTHVVALSDQVDAALVEALTAQTGGWLEVADNAAALQRAFLRMLEQSAAPTTVPIEGNRFTIDSGVREFTLLAFRAPGSPVSLITPTGETITAGRIPLDGKTKISWNDALDYDLVTITAPSSGEWELQGSLDPDNRVAVLTDLNLAMEPLPNTIPAQASFILDVWPTEKGAPIKILDFLELATAKVVFDLGAGDAEAPAPALNAADPGLSASTSEAANIPALSLILPLDQASQSYRMEVAAGTLETGTYRLQVLLESATFKRQLTRSLRVIGTPLKLLYEPQMPPEGQTGEARLDVRLQFESDLIRPGSLFGYLRLTGPKGSEAVLEFNALTNSSAIYDLPITRAGTYRANARLKAETVAGEPLLLEPPEETFVFDFADGQQQDPPDTNDEANISWTLLAAVVGGGTLAFALLMTLVLMITRAPSDKPAAAKTKKAKTSNKASRNKKRKGKEDAE, encoded by the coding sequence ATGCTGACAACCGCTTCCGAGCTGCAAGCCAGCAGCGATTTGCGCTTCCTGATTGATGTCTCTGGCAGCATGCGGGAAAACGATCCGCAAAATCTGCGCGTGCCCGCGCTGCGACTGGTCAGCGAGTTGCTGCCGGGTGGTAGCAAGGCTGGAGTGTGGCTGTTCGCAAATCGCCCCGAGCCATTGGTTGCTTCTGGCACGGTCGATGATGCCTGGAAGGCACAGACCCGCGGCCGCCTGCGACGCATCCACTCCAACGGCAATTTCACCGATATCGAGGCAGCCATCAATACCGCGCTTGAGGGCTGGTCCGAGCCGCCCGCGGCCAATCAAGAGCGTCATTTGGTCCTGCTCACCGATGGCCTGGTCGATGTCCCCGACGGCGAGCCAGATGCCTCTGGTGAAGATAGTGATGCCGCCTCGCGCCGGCGCATCATGGACACCACCATTGCCCGGTTGCAAAACCTCAAGGTAAAAACCCATGTGGTGGCCTTGTCCGATCAGGTCGACGCGGCACTGGTCGAGGCGCTCACCGCGCAAACTGGAGGCTGGCTCGAGGTGGCCGACAACGCCGCGGCCCTGCAGCGCGCCTTCCTGCGCATGCTTGAGCAATCCGCCGCTCCCACCACAGTTCCAATCGAAGGTAATCGTTTCACGATTGACTCGGGCGTACGCGAGTTTACACTCTTGGCTTTCCGCGCCCCAGGCTCACCTGTTTCCCTGATCACTCCAACAGGTGAGACCATCACCGCCGGGCGTATTCCACTGGATGGAAAAACCAAGATCAGCTGGAACGACGCGTTGGATTACGATCTGGTCACAATCACCGCTCCTTCATCCGGCGAGTGGGAACTGCAGGGCAGCCTGGATCCGGATAATCGAGTTGCGGTCCTGACTGACCTCAACCTGGCCATGGAGCCCTTACCAAACACTATTCCCGCCCAGGCGAGTTTTATTCTCGACGTCTGGCCAACGGAAAAAGGCGCCCCGATCAAGATTCTGGACTTCCTTGAGCTGGCGACCGCCAAAGTCGTTTTCGATCTTGGTGCCGGGGATGCCGAAGCGCCGGCTCCAGCGCTGAACGCCGCTGATCCTGGTCTCTCCGCGTCCACATCCGAGGCTGCAAACATCCCCGCCCTATCACTGATCCTACCACTTGACCAGGCATCCCAAAGTTATCGGATGGAAGTCGCGGCTGGCACTCTCGAGACCGGCACTTACAGACTTCAAGTTCTGCTTGAGAGCGCGACCTTCAAGAGGCAGCTCACCCGCAGCCTGCGTGTAATAGGCACGCCCCTGAAGCTCCTTTATGAACCCCAGATGCCCCCGGAAGGCCAAACCGGGGAAGCCCGCTTGGATGTTCGTCTGCAATTCGAGTCGGACCTCATTCGTCCCGGCAGTCTCTTCGGCTATCTGCGCCTGACCGGTCCCAAGGGCTCCGAAGCTGTGCTTGAGTTCAACGCCCTGACCAACAGCTCGGCAATCTACGATCTTCCGATTACCCGTGCAGGCACCTATCGCGCCAACGCGCGCCTGAAAGCTGAAACAGTCGCCGGTGAGCCCCTGCTGCTTGAGCCCCCAGAGGAGACTTTCGTCTTCGATTTCGCCGACGGACAACAACAGGATCCCCCTGACACCAACGACGAGGCAAACATTTCCTGGACCCTGCTCGCGGCCGTGGTCGGTGGTGGAACCCTGGCCTTCGCCCTGCTGATGACCCTCGTGTTGATGATCACCCGCGCACCTTCCGACAAGCCCGCCGCCGCAAAGACCAAGAAAGCCAAGACATCCAACAAGGCCAGCAGGAATAAAAAGAGAAAGGGCAAGGAGGACGCGGAATGA
- a CDS encoding response regulator, whose protein sequence is MVDDFADMRSVLRGILRSLGVTNFDLAATGNEALAILQKRRPDIILCDYNLGEGKDGQQILEEARELGLIGVDTIYVMLTAENTREMVMAAIEYVPDSYLTKPFTSELLRTRLEKLLQQKAQLSGVNQALTAKDYTKAINEINTLLANEPKNRLELLKIKAEALISSNQLEDALKVYQSVLNDRDIRWARLGSGRVQLLRKNYTQAESTLRALISADRNMIQAYDVLANTLMAQGRVEESEKVLEQAAQLSPRGLKRQIKLGKVALNIGNTETAEKAFGRAVNLAKYSRYNHPSIHSGLAKSLTANGRHTEAIKVVSELGRNFSDHEEVEFFQATADAMIKANQGKLKEAAAALAIAEKAMEEASGAQASELGLEMVKAYVKIGRQDKAEAMLQSSIANNHDDDAFLAQVKQVCKSAGMAEAADKSIQKVQAEIIKVNNAGVRMIKQGEYDAAIKLLRKAADEMPGNKTLNLNVAKAIIMKIEQKGAQAEDIRLVRGYVEHVRAAAPDDWRLTDISARLQRLMTR, encoded by the coding sequence GTGGTCGATGATTTCGCTGACATGCGCTCGGTACTGCGAGGCATTCTGCGATCTCTGGGGGTCACTAACTTTGACCTGGCCGCGACGGGCAACGAGGCGCTGGCCATCCTGCAGAAGCGCCGGCCCGATATCATCCTGTGCGATTACAACCTGGGCGAAGGCAAGGACGGTCAGCAGATCCTGGAAGAGGCGCGTGAGCTTGGCCTGATTGGTGTCGATACCATTTACGTGATGCTGACAGCGGAAAACACCCGCGAGATGGTGATGGCTGCAATCGAATATGTGCCCGACAGTTATCTGACCAAGCCCTTTACCTCCGAACTCCTGAGAACCCGGCTTGAAAAGCTCCTTCAGCAGAAGGCGCAGCTATCAGGGGTGAATCAAGCGTTGACTGCCAAGGATTACACGAAAGCCATCAATGAAATCAACACGCTTTTGGCCAACGAGCCGAAAAACCGCCTGGAACTTCTCAAAATCAAGGCTGAAGCCTTGATTAGCAGCAACCAGCTAGAGGATGCGCTTAAAGTTTATCAAAGTGTTCTCAATGACCGGGACATCCGCTGGGCGCGACTGGGCTCGGGCAGAGTTCAACTGTTAAGAAAAAACTATACCCAGGCAGAATCCACCCTGCGAGCGCTCATTAGCGCGGATCGCAACATGATTCAAGCCTACGACGTCCTGGCCAACACCCTAATGGCACAGGGCCGGGTGGAAGAGTCCGAGAAGGTGCTGGAACAGGCCGCACAGCTATCGCCCCGCGGACTGAAGCGTCAGATCAAACTCGGCAAGGTCGCCTTAAACATTGGCAATACCGAGACAGCGGAAAAGGCTTTTGGTCGCGCGGTGAATCTGGCCAAGTATTCCCGATACAACCATCCTTCCATCCACAGTGGTTTGGCCAAGTCACTCACCGCGAATGGTCGACACACTGAGGCTATCAAGGTGGTCAGCGAACTTGGACGCAATTTTTCCGATCATGAAGAAGTTGAGTTCTTTCAGGCAACGGCTGACGCCATGATCAAGGCCAACCAAGGCAAACTCAAAGAGGCTGCCGCGGCCCTGGCAATCGCCGAGAAAGCCATGGAAGAAGCCAGCGGGGCCCAAGCTTCCGAGCTTGGTTTGGAGATGGTTAAAGCCTACGTAAAAATCGGCCGACAAGACAAAGCAGAGGCCATGCTACAGAGTTCCATCGCTAACAATCATGATGACGATGCTTTTCTCGCGCAGGTCAAGCAAGTCTGCAAGAGCGCTGGCATGGCCGAGGCCGCCGACAAGAGCATCCAAAAAGTCCAGGCGGAGATCATCAAGGTTAACAATGCCGGTGTCCGCATGATTAAACAGGGCGAATATGACGCCGCCATCAAACTGTTGCGCAAGGCCGCCGATGAAATGCCTGGCAACAAAACCTTGAATCTCAATGTGGCCAAGGCGATCATCATGAAAATCGAACAGAAAGGCGCACAGGCAGAAGACATCCGTTTGGTTCGCGGTTATGTCGAGCATGTCCGTGCCGCGGCGCCTGATGACTGGCGTCTGACCGACATCTCTGCGCGCCTCCAGCGGTTGATGACAAGGTAA
- a CDS encoding V-type ATP synthase subunit D, translated as MAQQLLRVPPTKNTLLALKKQTRFLEDGHDLLERKRELLTRLVYERIGEYRRLRAESEAKLKEAYRFLGITHLRMGSRAMHQAALGASPALEVNILPRRSLGVEYPSVQASPLPLKPAGLLGTDASFDATCRELAEAAAVLANLAEVEIALHRLMEEQRKAQKRVNALKYNIIPLYRRTLHFIQSTLEEEERNTLFQVKILREQAD; from the coding sequence ATGGCTCAACAACTTCTCCGGGTTCCGCCCACCAAGAACACTCTGCTTGCACTCAAAAAGCAGACCCGGTTCCTGGAAGATGGCCATGATCTGCTTGAGCGCAAGCGCGAGCTTTTAACGCGTCTGGTTTATGAGCGCATTGGCGAATACAGGCGCTTGCGCGCGGAGTCCGAGGCCAAGCTCAAGGAGGCCTATCGCTTTCTTGGTATCACCCATCTGCGCATGGGCAGCCGCGCCATGCACCAAGCCGCGCTTGGGGCGAGTCCGGCACTGGAAGTCAACATATTGCCACGCCGCAGTCTGGGCGTGGAATATCCATCGGTTCAGGCCTCGCCACTACCCCTGAAGCCGGCTGGGCTGTTGGGTACGGATGCCAGCTTCGATGCCACCTGTCGGGAACTCGCCGAAGCAGCTGCTGTGCTGGCCAATCTGGCCGAGGTGGAAATCGCTCTCCACCGCCTGATGGAAGAGCAGCGCAAGGCACAGAAGCGCGTGAACGCTCTCAAATACAACATTATCCCGCTCTATCGGCGCACGCTGCATTTCATTCAATCGACACTCGAGGAAGAAGAGCGCAACACCCTGTTTCAAGTAAAGATTCTGCGCGAGCAAGCGGATTAA
- a CDS encoding TrkH family potassium uptake protein → MHWRPIIRLFGVLLALYSLSFLPSLGVSLLYGDGQWQVFGLSVLLSAGVGGVLWLTNLGAKSGLSVREGFLIVTLFWVVLGLVGALPFLFGLHLSLTDAVFESMSGFTTTGATVIIGLDDLPRSILYHRQQIQWLGGMGIIVLAVAILPLMGVGGMQLYRAEASGVAKYEKPTPRMAETARALWLLYVGLTLTCALLYWLAGMSPFDAIGHAFSTVATGGFSTHDASYSYFDSVTIELIAIIFMLLGGVNFVVHFIAWRKHDLKIYLTDPEVRAYGLIFFGGATMVALGLWWSGVYGNGWEAARFAAFQSASVLTGTGYSTAIFATWPLHVPMILVILAFVGGCGGSTAGGLKVLRVMLLAKLGVRQLFQLAHPQAMATIKIGKRPVRDDVLFSVWGFYVLYIVTALLLTVAMMATGLDLETAFGAVVATINLLGPGLGEVAESFASMDPVVKWLGVFGMLAGRLEIFTLLILFLPAYWRH, encoded by the coding sequence ATGCACTGGCGCCCTATCATCCGGCTGTTCGGCGTCTTGCTGGCGCTCTACAGCCTAAGTTTCCTGCCCTCTCTGGGGGTCTCCCTGCTTTACGGCGATGGCCAGTGGCAAGTGTTTGGCCTGTCGGTCTTGCTCAGTGCCGGAGTCGGTGGCGTGCTCTGGTTGACGAATCTGGGTGCCAAAAGCGGCCTGTCGGTACGCGAGGGCTTTTTGATTGTCACCCTATTCTGGGTCGTGCTGGGTCTGGTCGGGGCCTTGCCCTTTTTGTTCGGTTTGCATTTGAGCCTGACCGACGCGGTGTTTGAGTCCATGTCGGGTTTTACCACCACGGGTGCGACCGTGATCATCGGACTCGATGACCTGCCCCGGTCAATTCTTTACCATCGTCAGCAAATTCAATGGCTTGGTGGTATGGGGATCATCGTGCTGGCGGTTGCCATTCTGCCGCTGATGGGCGTTGGCGGCATGCAGCTTTATCGTGCGGAGGCATCGGGGGTGGCAAAGTATGAAAAACCCACCCCACGCATGGCCGAGACCGCGCGCGCCCTGTGGCTGCTGTATGTTGGACTCACACTGACCTGCGCCCTGCTCTACTGGCTTGCCGGCATGAGCCCCTTCGACGCCATTGGCCATGCCTTCTCCACGGTCGCCACCGGCGGTTTTTCCACCCACGATGCCAGTTACAGCTATTTCGACAGCGTCACCATCGAACTCATCGCCATCATCTTCATGCTGTTGGGTGGGGTGAACTTCGTTGTTCACTTCATCGCCTGGCGCAAACATGACCTAAAAATCTATCTCACCGACCCGGAAGTACGCGCTTATGGCCTAATCTTTTTCGGCGGCGCGACCATGGTGGCGCTTGGCCTCTGGTGGAGCGGTGTCTATGGCAACGGCTGGGAGGCCGCGCGCTTCGCGGCCTTTCAGTCGGCCTCGGTGCTGACCGGCACTGGATATAGCACCGCGATCTTTGCCACCTGGCCGCTGCATGTGCCCATGATCCTAGTGATTCTGGCCTTTGTTGGTGGCTGTGGTGGCTCCACCGCGGGTGGGCTCAAGGTGCTGCGGGTGATGCTGCTGGCCAAACTCGGAGTGCGCCAGTTATTTCAGCTCGCGCATCCGCAGGCCATGGCCACCATAAAGATTGGCAAGCGCCCGGTGCGCGATGATGTGCTCTTTTCGGTCTGGGGCTTTTATGTGCTCTATATCGTCACGGCACTGCTGCTGACCGTCGCCATGATGGCCACGGGGCTGGATCTGGAGACGGCTTTCGGTGCCGTGGTGGCGACCATCAATCTGCTTGGCCCAGGGCTGGGCGAGGTGGCTGAGAGCTTCGCCAGCATGGACCCGGTGGTGAAATGGCTGGGGGTGTTCGGCATGCTTGCCGGGCGACTGGAAATCTTTACCCTACTGATTTTGTTTTTGCCGGCTTATTGGCGGCATTGA